The following are encoded together in the Solenopsis invicta isolate M01_SB chromosome 14, UNIL_Sinv_3.0, whole genome shotgun sequence genome:
- the LOC120359465 gene encoding uncharacterized protein LOC120359465, which translates to MTRVRCGCTRIAIPDAKRLIPRCSAVVIDSRQELLVEAWNFTPQVVSRYPSGDGGSGIADYQDPLVEPKVDLSPLIGGFRKADGSCQDFLAEAKALNSLRCLPTCEVSTDQGVEISAH; encoded by the exons aTGACGCGCGTGCGGTGCGGCTGTACGCGGATCGCGATTCCCGACGCGAAGCgattaataccgcgatgttcggcggtggtgatcgactcacgccaagaacTCTTGGTAGAGGCGTGGAACTTtacaccccaggtcgtgagtcgatacccaagcggggacggcggatcgggaattgccgactaccaggatcctctggtggagcccaaggtggacttgagcccgttaATCGGCGGTTTCAGGAAGGCGGACGGCTCTTGCCAAGACTtcttggcggaagctaaggcgcttaactccct ACGTTGTTTGCCCACTTGCGAAGTGTCGACAGACCAGGGAGTGGAAATTTCTGCACATTAA